The DNA segment CCGGGCATGTGAGCGGCACACTTGACCACACCGTAGGGCGAGAGCCGCGAATAGGCGCCGGCGTCGAAATACAGCCGCACCTGGCGGGCGATGATACGCCCGTCGTCCATGATGCCGTCCTTGACGTAGAAACGCTCCGCACCACGCGGTGACGAGACCTGCATCTCCTCGGCCCGGGTGAAGGCGAAGCGCACCGGCTTGTTGGTCAAGACCGAGCCAAGGATGGCCAGAGGTTCGACCACGGTGTCGTTCTTGCCACCGAAACCGCCACCCACGGTGCCACCGACGAAGTGCAGCTTGTTGACCGGCATCTGCAGGATCAGGGCGACGTTTTCGAGCGAGAAGAAGAGCGCCTGGGTGCTGGTGTAACAGGTGTAGCGCCCGTCGGTGTCGGGCACTGCGATGCAGCCGCCGGTTTCCACCGGGGCATGCTCGATGGGTGACATCTGATAGCGTTCCTCGATGACGTGGTCGGCTTCCTGGAAAGCCCGTTCGACGTCGCCCAGGCGAACCTTCTGGTGGTCATAGCCGCTGTAATCGAAGTAGTTCTGGCCGTGGTATTCGTTGACCAGCGGCGCCCCTGGCCGCAAGGCTTCCTCGACGTCGAAGACCGCCGGCAAGGTCTCGTAATCGACCTCGACCTTGGCCGCGCCCTGGGCAGCAGCGCTGATCGAGGTGCCCAGCACGGCGACGATGGGCTCACCGACGTAGCGCACCTTGTCGAAAGCCAGCACCGGCTCGTCCAGTGGCCCGACATCGAGCAAACGCAGGATGGTCGAGACGTTCTCCGGCACGTCCTCGGCCCTGATGATGCGGACGACGCCGGGCACCCGTTCGGCCTCGGCGGTGTTGATCGAACGAATGCGGGCGTGGTGGTGCGGACTGCGCGCCATCTTCATGTGCAGCATGCCGGCCAGGTTGCGGTCGTTGTAGAACTGGGTGCGGCCGCTGACGTGGCCCAGGGCGTCGGCACGCTGACGCGTCACGCCGATCTCGTGGAAGGCGTCCTGGCGCTCGTCGGCGAAGTATTCTTTTTTGAATTCCATTGGCTTGAATTCCTCGGCGCTGCGCTATTGGCCGCCCTGGGCGGCGGCGAGTACTGCGTTGATGATCGGCGTGTAGCCGGTGCAACGGCAGATGTTGCCGGAGATGGCGTCGACGACGTCCTCGCGGCTGGGGCTGGGGTTGTGGTCCAGCAGCGCCTTGGCGGCCATGATCATGCCCGAGGTGCAATAGCCGCATTGGGCGCCGAAATGATCCATCAGAGCCTGTTGCACGGGATGGAGTTTGCCCTCGGGGCTGATGCCCTCGACGGTTTCGATCGATTTGCCTTGGCAGGTCTCGGCCAGGGTCAGGCAGGCGAGCTGGGGTTGACCGTTGACCAGCACGGTACAGGCACCGCAACTGCCCTGAAAGCAGCCGACTTTCGGCGACATCACGCCGACCTTCTCGCGCAACAAACTGATCAGCGGGGCGCCGCCCTCGACGAACTCGGCGCGCTCCTCGCCGTTAAGGATGAACTCTATGGGGATCTTGGCCATGGATTATGTCTCCCTGAACCTGAACTTCAGCCCAACAGGAGCTGCTTGAGATGTACCGGCAGCACCTCTTTGCGGTACCACTCGCTGGCAATCGGGTCGCTCTGCGGGGTGCAGCCCTGGCCCGCCACGGCCAAGGCGTCGGCGATTCCAGCCTCGTCCAGGGACTTACCATTGAGCGCCGCTTCTACCGCTTTGGCCCGCATCGCCGTCGCCGCCATGGCGCCGTAGGCGACCCGCGGGGACGAGAGGCGCCGGCCGCTTTGCGGCAAATAGGCGGCGATGGTAAGCACCGACGGCCCCTGTGTACGGGTCCGCGTGGCCTTGAGAAAGCGCAACGCGCCGGCGCCATCGGGGCGGCGGAAGGTGACGCCGACGACGACGCTGCGCCTGTCGCTCTGGCGCGATTCCAAGAAGCTCTCGAGCGGGATGTCACGCGGGCTGTAGCCGCTTTGTACGGCCACTGTGGCGTCCAGCGCCAGCAGGGCGACGGCGAAATCGCCGTGCGGGTAGGGCGCGAAGAGGTTGCCGCCGACTGTCGCCATATTGCGCACCGCGGGACCACCGATCGACTTCGCTGCGACGTGGAGGTAGGCGAGATCGCCGTGCGCGGCAACCTCGGCCATTGTCACGCCGGCACCGATAAAGACCCGGCTGGCCGATGCCCTGATCTCTCGCAGGCCGCGGTCGGAGCAGCGGATCAAAGTGGGCGCCCCGAGTTTGCCCGCGAAAAGCTGGCGCACCAGGAGTGTGCCGCCACCGAGAAAGTGGGCGTCGCTGTCGGAAGCCAACGCCGCGGTGGCATCGCGAAGCTGGTCGAAGGTATTTACCTGTACCGCCATGTTGTACTCCTCAGGCCTTCGCCACGGTATTGCGAATGGCGGCAAAGCCCTGCATGTAGATGTCCTCGCCGACCACGCGCTGAAGTTCCTCTTCCCGGCCCTCGGGAGTCGTGAAACTGGAGCGCCACTGCCAGAAGGTGCGATTGCCGTCCGTCACCGGCTTGAGCGCCACATGGGCGACATAGTTGAAAAGCGGTATCGGCGTATCGAGCAGGCAGTAGCTGAAGCTGTGCTCGCGGTCAGAAAGCGCCAGCAACTGTTCGCGTAAGACGCCTCCGTCTTCGAGGCGAAAGTTGCGCACGGCGCCGATCTTGTCGGCCGGGTTTTGGTTCTCGATGCGGCTCTCGGCGACCGCCGGGTGCCAGGATTCGTGGCCGTTGAAATCGCGCAGCACGGCCCAGACCCGCTCGATGGGGGCATCGATCACCGTGCTTTTGTCGACCTTTACCATGGCCGCCGTCGCGCTCATCCGCCGAACTTCCGCTTCAGCGAATCGAAGCCGCCCTGGAATACGTTGTTACCGATGCCCTCGACCAGTTCGGCTTCGGCCTCCCTGGCGCAGTCGAATTCGGCCGACCACTCGGCGAAGGTGTGGTTGCCGTCGGTGATCGGCGTCAGCCTGAGCGTCGCCATGTAGTTCTCCACGCCCATCGACGATTCGAGTATCGAATAGGTGCAGAAATAATCGAAGTCGGAGAGCGCCAGCAACTGCTCACGGACTTGGCCCCCGTCCTGCATCTTCATGTCGCGGATGCAACCCACCTTGTCGCCGGGCTCGCCGCGTTCTATCTGGCTGCTGGCGATCACCGGATGCCAATTGGGCAGGGCGCCGAAATCGCGAATCGCCGCCCACACCCGCTCGGCCGGGGCGTTGATCACACTGGATCTATAGACTTTGGGCACGGTTCATCCTCGCTGCCTATTTCTTGCCTTTGCCGCCATCGTCGCCCGCCTCCGGATCTTCAGCCTTGCCTTCGGCGTCGACGGCCTTGCTGATGCTCTGCATGTCGCGGGCGGAGCGGATGATGTCACCCATCTTGCTGACGCTGCCGCCTTCGATGCCGACCTCCTTCAACAGGTTGTCGATCAACGGTGCCTGGACGCGGTAGCGCAGCGCCGAGTCCATTACCTCGTCGGTCATGTTTTTGCCGCCCTCGCCACCGCCGGCGAGGCCGTCGACGTGCAGTATGTTGATGCCCTCGATCTTCTCCATGGGCTTGGCGCTCTCGCGCACGATGCCCTCGACGTGCTCGAGCAGCTTGCGCCGGTAGAGCGAATCGCGGGCCTCATTGGTCAGTACGTTTTCCGCCTCGTTGACCTGGCGCTGGGCCTCGGCCATCACCGTGGCATGGACCTTCTCGGCCTGGGCCGCGATCTTCTTCGCCTCGGCCTCCTTCTCGGCCATCATGATGTCGATCGCAGCGAGGCGCTTCGTGACCTCGGATTCGCGCACCGTGACGACCTTCTCCTCGGCCTCGGCGACCTTGGCCAGGGCGGCATCTGCGGCGGCCTGTGCCGCCGAACGTTCCTTGGACTTCTGATAGAGCGCGACGGCCTTTTCCATTTCCGCCAATTCGACGATCTGCTCGCGCTCCACCTCGAGTTGCCGCAGTTCGCGGTCCCGCACGATGCGGGCCTCGTCGAGGCCACGGTCCGAGGTGATGCGGCTGCGTTCAACTTCCTCATGCGCGGCGATCTCCGCCTCCTCATAGGTCTGGCGCTTGGCAATCTCGAGCTGTTCCAGCGCCCTGGCGCTTTCCAGTCGGTCCCGGTCGAGGGCGAGATCGTGGGCCACGCGGGCCTGTTCGATGTGCTGCTGGGCAGAGATTTCGGCTTCCCGAAGTTGGCGATCGGCATCGGCGCGCGCGACCTGCTTCGCGGCCACCTCGATCTCGCGTTCGGTTTCGGAGATCTCGACGGCCTTGCGGTGATCGACGTTGAGAATCTCCCGGCTCTTGGCAAAGGCAATGCGGTCAGTCTCGATCGCCAGGTCGGTGACGATGCGAGACCGCTCAACCATGTCCTGGCGCTTGATCTCCGCCTCGTCGATCACCTGGGCCTGAACGATCTCAAGGTTACGGGTCGCCTGTTCGCTGGCGATGCGCTCGGCAGCAATTTTCTTTTCCTGGGCGATACGGGCCGCCTCGGTGGCCTCGCGGGCCGCGATATCGGCCTCCTCGATGGAGCGCTGTCGGTCGATCTCCAGGCGCTGAATCTCCTTGTCGCTGGCTATGCGTTCCGCCGAAATCGTCAGTTCCTGGGTGATGCGCGCCGCCTCGGTAGCCTCGCGAGCGGCGATTTCGGCCCCTTCGATGGCCCGGCCTCGCGCGATCTCCAGGCTTTGCGTCTCCTCTTCGCTGGCGATGCGTTCGGCGGCGACGTTCTTTTCTTGGGCGATGCGCGCTGCTTCGGTGGCCTCGCGAGCGGCGATTTCAGCCCCTTCGATGGCGCGGCCTCGCGCGATCTCCAGGCTTTGCGTCTCCTCGTCGCTGGCGATACGTTCGGCGGCAATGTTTTTTTCCTGGGCGATGCGCGCCGCCTCGATGGCCTCGCGAGCGGCGATGTCGGCCTCTTCGACGGCCCGGTTGTGGGCGATCTCCAGGCTCTTGGTTACCTCGTCGCTGGCGATGCGTGCGGTTTCGGTCGCCTGGCGGGCCGCGATTTCGGATTCCTCGACGTCGCGGGCTCGGGCGATCTCGAGGTTCTGCGTTTCCCGTTCGCTAGTGATGCGTTCGGCCGCGACTTCCTTCTCCTGGGCGATGCGCTCTTTTTCGGTAGCCTCGCGGGCGGCGATCTCGGCCGCCTCGATGGCGCGGGCACGTTCGATTTCGCGCCGCCGGGTTTTTTCCTCGTTGGCGATACGGGCATCGCTGATGGCGCGCTCCTGAGCGATGCGCGCCTTCTCGATCTCCTCGTGGGCGGCAATCTCGGCGTTTTCGATAGCCCGGGTGCGTTCGATTTCGCGCTGCTGGGTTTCCTCTTCGTTGGTGATGCGGGCTTCGGTGATGGCGCGTTCCTGTTGGATGCGCGCGGTCTCGATCTTCTCGCGGGCGGAAATCTCGGATTGCTCGGCCTCGGTTTCCTGCTCGGCGCGTTCGCGCACCAGATCTGTGCGCTGGGCGGCCCGGCGGGTTTCGATTTCGCGCTCCTGTTCGAGGCGAGCGGTCTCGCTCTCGCGCTCGATCTCGAGGATCTGCTTTTCGGCTTCCAGGTTGCGGTTTCTGATCCGCACCATGGAGTCCTGCTCGATGTCGTTGCGGAGTTTGCGCCGCGATTCGATTTCGTCGATCAGCTGGGTCAGGCCCTCGGCGTCGAACCGGTTGGAAGGGTTGAAGAACTCGAGATCGGTTTGGTCCAGCTCGGTGATGGCGACGGATTCGAGCTCGAGACCGTTCTGGGCCAAGGCCTCGGAAGCGGTCGCCCTGACGCGTGAGACGTATTCGCCGCGCTGTTCGTGCATTTCTTCCATGCCCATCTCGGCGGAAATGGCGCGCAGGGCGTCGACAAACTTGCCGGAAAGCAAGCGATGCAGCTGTTCCTGCTCCATGGTGCGTCGGCCCAGCGTCGCCGCGGCGGCGGCTACGGCTGCGGTATTGGGCGCGACGCGGACGTAGAATTCTGCCGTCAGATCAATGCGCATACGGTCCTTGGTGATCAAGGCGTGTTCGTTCTCGCGGGTCACCTCCATCTGCAGCACGTTCATGTTGACGGGGGTTGTTTCGTGGATTATGGGCAAGACCAGGGCGCCACCGTTGATCACCACGCGCTCGCCTCCCAGACCGGTGCGCACGAAGGAGACCTCCTTCGTCGAGCGGTGATAAAGCCAATTCAAAAGATAAACGACCACGACGATCACCACGATCGCCACGATCAACCAGAGAATAATGGCTCCAAACATTTGACCCGTCATAGCCTCTCTCCCACTCTTTTCGGCCACCGATGTGCGTCGGCGCGCCTTTCGTATGAGTCGTCTCAGCGCTTGCCGATCTGCTTGAATTTCCTCGTCTGTTCGGTAAGCGCAACCTCGGTCGGCAGGCGCTCCATCGACGAAGCGCCATAGAAACCGTGACAATTCTCGGTGTTCTCGAGCACAAACGCGGCGTCCTCAGGCTGCGAGACCGGGCCGCCGTGGACCAGCACGATGACCTCTTTGTTGACCCTCAGCGCCGCCTCGGCCCAACGCTCGACCAGCGCCGGGCAGTCGGCCAGCTTGAGCGTCGTTTCGGCGCCGATCGATCCGCCGGTGGTCAGGCCGAGATGGCAGACGACGATGTCGGCCCCGGCCTCGGTCATGGCGACGGCGTCGTCCTCGCCGAAGATGTAGGGCGTGGTCAGCATATCCTTGCCGCGGGCTTGGGCGATCATATCGACCTCCAGGCCATAGGACATTCCGGTCTCCTCGAGGTTGGAGCGGAAAACGCCGTCGATCAGCCCCACCGTGGGGAAGTTCTGCACGCCCGAGAAGCCGACGGACTTGAGGTCATCGAGGAACTTGTCGAACAGGCAGAACGGATCGGTACCGTTAACGCCGGCCAGCACCGGCGTGTTTTGGACCACCGGCAGCACCTCGGCCGCCATCTCCATGACGATTTCGTTGGCGTTGCCATAGGCCATCAGGCCGGCCAGCGAGCCCCGTCCGGCCATGCGGTAGCGGCCCGAATTGTAGATCACGATCAAGTCGATGCCGCCGGCCTCTTCGCATTTGGCCGAGAGGCCGATGCCCGCGCCGCCACCGACGATGGTCCTGCCACGGCGGATCATGTCGTGGAATTTCTCAAGCAGCGCACGGCGTTCGAAACCCGGCATGACTTACCTCCGCAGCTTTCCGCGCAACGCCTGGCGGCCGACGATCGAGTGGAAAGCCCCGACTACGACCTCGGCGAACTGGGGATCGTTGATATTGTGGGGCAGGCGGATGAGGCGGCGCTTGCCGGTCTGGCGCACCGTCTCCTCCAGTGCCTCAAACAGCGTGCGGTCAGCCTCGGGATCATGAAAGGGCTGCCCCGGGGCGTCGAGCAGCGAGACCCCGCCTTCGGGCAGGAAGAACTGCACCGGACCATCCATCTGGTTGAGTTTTTCGCCGATCCAGCGGCCGATGCGGTCGTTCTCCTCGGCCGTCGTGCGCATCAGCGTGACCTGGGGGTTGTGTTCATAGAAAGTGCGCCCCTGGAAGCGCGTCGGCACCGTATCACGGGCTGCAAAATTGACCATGTCGAGGGCGCCGCAGGAGCCGACATACGGCAGGCGGCTGCGAATGACGGCACCGAAGCGGTCTTCGGTGGCAGCAAACACGCCGCCCACCAGAAGGTCGCAAACCTCGGTCGTGGTCAAGTCGAGGACGCCCTCCAGCAGGCCCGATTCGACCAAGTTTTCCATGGATTGGCCGCCGATCCCGGTGGCGTGGAAGACCAGGCAGTCGAATTCGGCCTCGAGCCAGGCACTGACCTGTTGTACGCACGGCGTAGTCACCCCGAACATGGTCAGTCCGACCGCCGGCAGGTCGTCCGGCAGCGGCTGTCCGCGCTTTGCCGCCACGGCCCTCGCGATGTCATGGTTCGCTACCATGCCGCCGATGGCGTGGGCGCCGTTGGCCAGCACCTGGCGCGAGATCGAGTTGAGGCCCTGCACGTCGGTGACCGAGTACATCATCATGATGTCGCTCGGGCCGACGTACTGTTTGACGTCGCCCGAGGCCACGGTCGAGATCATCACCTTGGGCAGGCCGATGGGCAACCGCCGCATGCCCGGCGTAACCAAGGCCGTGCCGCCGCTGCCGCCGGCCGAGACGATGCCGGCGATATCGCGCTGACGGACGATCCAGTTCTCGAAGGCCTGGGCCATTTCCCGCACCGCTTCACCGCGGTCGCCGGTAAAAACGGCGTTCGATCCGCGGCGGTGGTAGGCCGCGATCTGATTGGGCGGCACATCGGCACCGGAGGGTTTGCCGCTGGTCGAGAGGTCGACGGTTCGAGCCTTGAGGCCAAGGTGGGTGACGCAGTCGCGCAGATACTTGAGTTCGCGTCCCTTGGTATCGAACGTTCCGACCACCAGCACCGCCTCGCCGCTGATCTCGTGCCGCGCCGTCGGCGCCTGGCGCAGCACCTCGGGAACATCATCCTCTGCCGCGCTGCCCGAAGCCGCCGTTATCTCGGCCAGCGCGAATGGCGGTGACCAGCGGGTTGGCAGCGAGGGATTGGAGATATGGACGCGGCCTTCTTCGGCGTCGCGGCGTGCGCTTTCCTCGTGCCCCGCGGCAACGTCGTCCTCGAACGCTTCTTCGTGACCGTGCCGCCCGACGCCCAGCAGACGTTGCTGCAGGTCGCGATCGGCGGCCAGATGGGCAGCGTCGAGGACGTGGTTGATGCGGCCGTTGACCATGATCGCGACTTGCTCGGAAACCTCGGTGGCGAAGCCGATGTTCTGCTCGATGAGCAGGATGCTGATATCCTCCTGCTCGCCGAGCGCCAGCAGCATGTCGCCGACCTGGCTGACGATGTTCGGCGCCAAGCCCTCTGTGGGCTCGTCCATGATCAGGAGTTGGCGGTTGCCGAGCAAGGCACGGGCGATGGCCAGCATCTGCTGTTCGCCACCCGACAACTGGCCACCGTAGTTGCTGCGCCGCTCGGCGAGCCGCGGAAAGGCTTCGTAGGCGCGCTCCACGGTCCAGGATGCGCGGCGGCGGCCACGATGACATAGACGCAGGTGCTCGTCGACGGTCAACGAAGGCCAGAGCCGACGGCCTTGCGGCACGTAGCCGACGCCCAGGTTGGCGATCTGGTTCGAGGTCAGGCCGCGCAATTCCTCGTTGTCGAATCGGATCGAACCCTGGGCCGGCTGGACCAGTCCCATGATAGCGTTGCACAGCGTCGTCTTGCCCATGCCGTTGCGTCCGACCAGCGAAAGGATGCCGAAATCGAGCGTCAAGTTGACGTCCTGCAGGGCATGCGAGTGGCCGTAGAAGACATGCAGATCCCTGATCTTGAGGATGGGCTCGGGCTCGCGCTCGCGGTGCCGCCCGTCCTCGCCACGCTGTCGTCCGCGCTCAGCCATGGCGATCACCCAGATAGAGCTCCTGGACTTGGCGGTCGGATTCGATTTCCTCGGGCGAGCCTTCTTTGAAGATGCGGCCGTTGTGCATCACCGTCACCGATTCGACCACCCTGAGGGCGACGTCCATGTCGTGCTCGATGATGATGAAGCCCATGTGCTCGGGGAAAGACTGAAGAATTTCGATCAGTTCGCTGCGCTCGGTCGGCGACAATCCGGCGGCCGGCTCATCGAAAAGCACGAAGCGCGGTGCCCCGGCAAGCGCCAGGGAGAGTTCGAGCTGGCGCTGTTGGCCGTAACTCAACTGAGCCACCATCTGATCACTGATGTCGGTCAAATGGACGGCTTCGACCAATTCCTCGGCCGCGTGCATCAGGGCGTCGTTGCGTCGCGGCCGCAGCATCGAATAGCGCCTGCGCGACATCCCGCGGCAAGCCAGGTAAACGTTGTCGAGAACGCTGAGCCCGTCGAACAACAGGGAAATCTGGTAGGTCCTGCGCAAACCCCGGCGAATGCGTTCGTGAGGCGGATAATGCGTTATGTCTTCGCCAAAAAACTGGATGCGGCCCGCGCTCGGCTGAAAATCCCCGGTGATGCAATTGAACAACGTCGTCTTGCCGGCACCATTCGAGCCCAGGACGGCGCGCTTTTCCCCGGCCCGGACCTGGAGATCGACCTCCGCGAGCGCCGCCAGCGCGCCAAAATAGCGGTCAACGCCCTTCAGCTCCAAGGCGTTCCCCGCACCGGCCGCCGACAGTCTGTCGCCAACCGCCGCCATCACTCGTCACCCGCCGGGTTGGCGCCAGGGCGGTAGACCGGAGCCCTGCTGCGGCGCTGGCGCCAGGTCAGCCAGCGCTGCCATAGCCCGAGCACGCCGTCGGGCGAGAAGAAGACGATGCCCAGGAAGCCAAGCCCGATGAGCAGCCGGAAACGTTGACCGTCAAGACCGATGTCGACCAGCACATCCATGGCGAAGGTGCGCAGCAGAACATAGATGAAGGCACCGATGAACGGCCCTATGGGATGGCGCATGCCGCCGACGACGGCGATCACCAGGATGTCGATCACGGCGCCGATGCCGATGGTACCGGGCGAGATCTGCCCGTTCTGCCAGCTCAGCAGGATGCCGGCGACACCGGCGATCAGGGCGGCAAAGGCATAGGCCGCGACACGATGGGCCGTGACGTTGAAGCCCAGAGCCGCCATGCGGCGGGGATTGTCGCGAATGCCCTGCAAGGTCAACCCGAAAGGCGAACGCGCGACGTAGAGAACGACGAAATAGCTTAGCGCGGCGAGAAACAGGGTGAGGTAGTAAAATGCCGTCGGGCTGCGCCAATCGACGCCGAAGAGATGCGGCGCCCTGATGAAGTTGAAGCCGCTGAAGCCGTTGAAGATGACGTAGTTCTGGCGCGCGAAGTAGAAGAAGGCGGCGGCGATGGCTAGCGTGATCATGATCGTGTAGATGCCCTCGGTGCGCACCGCCAGCCAACCCGAGAGCGTGCCGAAGACGACGGCGATGACCAGTGCCACCGGGATCGACAGCCAAAACGGCCAACTCAGGCTGATGGTTGTGACGTGGCTGTCGCCGAGTATCGCCCCCATGTAGCCGGCACAGCCGGCCACCGTCATCTGGACCAGCGAGACCATGCCGCCGTAGCCGGCCAGGAACATCAGGCTCAGCGCGATCATACCGAGGATGAAGGTCCAGCCGAAGATCTGGAACTGAATGAATTCGTTGGCGAAGCTGGGCAGGACGATGAGCAGCAGCGCCGCCAGAACGGCCGCCGGGTGGATATCCCAGAACAGGTTGGCGATTTCCAGCGCCCCCGAAGTAACGCGGCGGGGTTGGCGGCGGCCGTCGTTGGGCTGGTGGCTATTCATGGCTGCCTAGCGCGCGCCCAACAGACCCTGGGGCCGGAAAGCCAGGACCAGAACCATGATCAGGAAGGTCAATACCACCGCATAAGTCGGCATGTAGACCGAGCCGAATTGCTCCGACAGACCGATCAGCAAGGCACCCAGGGCGGCTCCAGGGATGCTGCCCATGCCGCCGACGATCACCACGACCAGCGAGGCCAAAAGAAAGCGCATGTCCTCGCCCGGGGCCAGCGACTGGAAGGTGCCGCCGACGACGCCGGCGATACCGGCGAGGCCGGCGCCAAAGGCAAACACCAGCAGGAAAACAAGCTGGATACGTACGCCACTGGCCGACAGCATGTCGCGATCGTCGACGCCGGCCCGGATCATCATGCCGATGCGCGTCCGGTTTAGCGCCAGCCACATCAACACACCGACGATAACGGCGGCGAC comes from the Alphaproteobacteria bacterium genome and includes:
- a CDS encoding (2Fe-2S)-binding protein, with the translated sequence MAKIPIEFILNGEERAEFVEGGAPLISLLREKVGVMSPKVGCFQGSCGACTVLVNGQPQLACLTLAETCQGKSIETVEGISPEGKLHPVQQALMDHFGAQCGYCTSGMIMAAKALLDHNPSPSREDVVDAISGNICRCTGYTPIINAVLAAAQGGQ
- a CDS encoding phosphoenolpyruvate hydrolase family protein, translating into MPGFERRALLEKFHDMIRRGRTIVGGGAGIGLSAKCEEAGGIDLIVIYNSGRYRMAGRGSLAGLMAYGNANEIVMEMAAEVLPVVQNTPVLAGVNGTDPFCLFDKFLDDLKSVGFSGVQNFPTVGLIDGVFRSNLEETGMSYGLEVDMIAQARGKDMLTTPYIFGEDDAVAMTEAGADIVVCHLGLTTGGSIGAETTLKLADCPALVERWAEAALRVNKEVIVLVHGGPVSQPEDAAFVLENTENCHGFYGASSMERLPTEVALTEQTRKFKQIGKR
- a CDS encoding ABC transporter ATP-binding protein — translated: MAAVGDRLSAAGAGNALELKGVDRYFGALAALAEVDLQVRAGEKRAVLGSNGAGKTTLFNCITGDFQPSAGRIQFFGEDITHYPPHERIRRGLRRTYQISLLFDGLSVLDNVYLACRGMSRRRYSMLRPRRNDALMHAAEELVEAVHLTDISDQMVAQLSYGQQRQLELSLALAGAPRFVLFDEPAAGLSPTERSELIEILQSFPEHMGFIIIEHDMDVALRVVESVTVMHNGRIFKEGSPEEIESDRQVQELYLGDRHG
- a CDS encoding flotillin domain-containing protein: MTGQMFGAIILWLIVAIVVIVVVVYLLNWLYHRSTKEVSFVRTGLGGERVVINGGALVLPIIHETTPVNMNVLQMEVTRENEHALITKDRMRIDLTAEFYVRVAPNTAAVAAAAATLGRRTMEQEQLHRLLSGKFVDALRAISAEMGMEEMHEQRGEYVSRVRATASEALAQNGLELESVAITELDQTDLEFFNPSNRFDAEGLTQLIDEIESRRKLRNDIEQDSMVRIRNRNLEAEKQILEIERESETARLEQEREIETRRAAQRTDLVRERAEQETEAEQSEISAREKIETARIQQERAITEARITNEEETQQREIERTRAIENAEIAAHEEIEKARIAQERAISDARIANEEKTRRREIERARAIEAAEIAAREATEKERIAQEKEVAAERITSERETQNLEIARARDVEESEIAARQATETARIASDEVTKSLEIAHNRAVEEADIAAREAIEAARIAQEKNIAAERIASDEETQSLEIARGRAIEGAEIAAREATEAARIAQEKNVAAERIASEEETQSLEIARGRAIEGAEIAAREATEAARITQELTISAERIASDKEIQRLEIDRQRSIEEADIAAREATEAARIAQEKKIAAERIASEQATRNLEIVQAQVIDEAEIKRQDMVERSRIVTDLAIETDRIAFAKSREILNVDHRKAVEISETEREIEVAAKQVARADADRQLREAEISAQQHIEQARVAHDLALDRDRLESARALEQLEIAKRQTYEEAEIAAHEEVERSRITSDRGLDEARIVRDRELRQLEVEREQIVELAEMEKAVALYQKSKERSAAQAAADAALAKVAEAEEKVVTVRESEVTKRLAAIDIMMAEKEAEAKKIAAQAEKVHATVMAEAQRQVNEAENVLTNEARDSLYRRKLLEHVEGIVRESAKPMEKIEGINILHVDGLAGGGEGGKNMTDEVMDSALRYRVQAPLIDNLLKEVGIEGGSVSKMGDIIRSARDMQSISKAVDAEGKAEDPEAGDDGGKGKK
- a CDS encoding ABC transporter permease, giving the protein MAERGRQRGEDGRHREREPEPILKIRDLHVFYGHSHALQDVNLTLDFGILSLVGRNGMGKTTLCNAIMGLVQPAQGSIRFDNEELRGLTSNQIANLGVGYVPQGRRLWPSLTVDEHLRLCHRGRRRASWTVERAYEAFPRLAERRSNYGGQLSGGEQQMLAIARALLGNRQLLIMDEPTEGLAPNIVSQVGDMLLALGEQEDISILLIEQNIGFATEVSEQVAIMVNGRINHVLDAAHLAADRDLQQRLLGVGRHGHEEAFEDDVAAGHEESARRDAEEGRVHISNPSLPTRWSPPFALAEITAASGSAAEDDVPEVLRQAPTARHEISGEAVLVVGTFDTKGRELKYLRDCVTHLGLKARTVDLSTSGKPSGADVPPNQIAAYHRRGSNAVFTGDRGEAVREMAQAFENWIVRQRDIAGIVSAGGSGGTALVTPGMRRLPIGLPKVMISTVASGDVKQYVGPSDIMMMYSVTDVQGLNSISRQVLANGAHAIGGMVANHDIARAVAAKRGQPLPDDLPAVGLTMFGVTTPCVQQVSAWLEAEFDCLVFHATGIGGQSMENLVESGLLEGVLDLTTTEVCDLLVGGVFAATEDRFGAVIRSRLPYVGSCGALDMVNFAARDTVPTRFQGRTFYEHNPQVTLMRTTAEENDRIGRWIGEKLNQMDGPVQFFLPEGGVSLLDAPGQPFHDPEADRTLFEALEETVRQTGKRRLIRLPHNINDPQFAEVVVGAFHSIVGRQALRGKLRR
- a CDS encoding FAD binding domain-containing protein translates to MAVQVNTFDQLRDATAALASDSDAHFLGGGTLLVRQLFAGKLGAPTLIRCSDRGLREIRASASRVFIGAGVTMAEVAAHGDLAYLHVAAKSIGGPAVRNMATVGGNLFAPYPHGDFAVALLALDATVAVQSGYSPRDIPLESFLESRQSDRRSVVVGVTFRRPDGAGALRFLKATRTRTQGPSVLTIAAYLPQSGRRLSSPRVAYGAMAATAMRAKAVEAALNGKSLDEAGIADALAVAGQGCTPQSDPIASEWYRKEVLPVHLKQLLLG
- a CDS encoding SRPBCC family protein, producing the protein MPKVYRSSVINAPAERVWAAIRDFGALPNWHPVIASSQIERGEPGDKVGCIRDMKMQDGGQVREQLLALSDFDYFCTYSILESSMGVENYMATLRLTPITDGNHTFAEWSAEFDCAREAEAELVEGIGNNVFQGGFDSLKRKFGG
- a CDS encoding molybdopterin-dependent oxidoreductase, whose product is MEFKKEYFADERQDAFHEIGVTRQRADALGHVSGRTQFYNDRNLAGMLHMKMARSPHHHARIRSINTAEAERVPGVVRIIRAEDVPENVSTILRLLDVGPLDEPVLAFDKVRYVGEPIVAVLGTSISAAAQGAAKVEVDYETLPAVFDVEEALRPGAPLVNEYHGQNYFDYSGYDHQKVRLGDVERAFQEADHVIEERYQMSPIEHAPVETGGCIAVPDTDGRYTCYTSTQALFFSLENVALILQMPVNKLHFVGGTVGGGFGGKNDTVVEPLAILGSVLTNKPVRFAFTRAEEMQVSSPRGAERFYVKDGIMDDGRIIARQVRLYFDAGAYSRLSPYGVVKCAAHMPGPYTIPNVSINGYCVYTNRTPSSSMRGFGVTGSDFALEVQMDKLARLVGMDPMEFRILNAYRDGDMKAHHRKTEGAALVECVQAAADLANWPIAAEYRAMSSKSR
- a CDS encoding SRPBCC family protein, with translation MVKVDKSTVIDAPIERVWAVLRDFNGHESWHPAVAESRIENQNPADKIGAVRNFRLEDGGVLREQLLALSDREHSFSYCLLDTPIPLFNYVAHVALKPVTDGNRTFWQWRSSFTTPEGREEELQRVVGEDIYMQGFAAIRNTVAKA